The Mytilus galloprovincialis chromosome 2, xbMytGall1.hap1.1, whole genome shotgun sequence genome has a window encoding:
- the LOC143065464 gene encoding zinc finger CCCH domain-containing protein 10-like, whose amino-acid sequence MSENSDTSEDSQRYLNGKDQDDICRDYLRNVCKRGRRCKYRHPNPDEARNLGRKHDITICHDYQNTGCRRQNCKFLHITREEEEHFKQTGQLPVRLQQAAALGMGAPPNVDIPLLRGEVPICKDNLKGNCKRGNKCKYRHVGMEDYEREKRHDQRNNKMYDPYDESDRYEGYEGFSGKRRRTDRDFDGYNGFETRYPIPTRPYSYQLLEEENGMLRRKVEELKKQVADLTATNEVLLEQNARYRVSRPNVQQAVNGVAAQPPQSLNHLATSLAQQIALNSELVNQHALQQRLAREMANGPGNLSLNVPVSLPQNNMSMSAVSMHQGGAGLVSYPIVSQGMRSKGIPNSLGPLTS is encoded by the coding sequence ATGTCAGAAAATAGTGATACAAGCGAGGACAGTCAAAGATATTTAAATGGCAAAGATCAGGATGACATTTGTCGGGATTATTTGCGCAATGTATGCAAGCGTGGAAGAAGGTGTAAATACAGGCATCCTAATCCCGATGAAGCTCGCAATTTAGGTAGAAAACACGACATAACAATATGTCATGACTATCAAAATACTGGTTGTCGAAGACAAAATTGTAAATTTCTTCACATTACACGTGAGGAGGAGGAACATTTCAAACAAACTGGACAGTTGCCTGTACGATTGCAACAGGCTGCAGCTCTCGGCATGGGGGCACCACCAAATGTTGACATTCCACTTTTACGAGGTGAAGTTCCAATATGCAAAGACAATTTAAAAGGAAATTGCAAAAGGGGAAATAAATGCAAATATAGGCACGTAGGTATGGAGGATTATGAGAGAGAGAAACGTCATGATCAAAGAAATAATAAGATGTATGACCCTTATGATGAATCTGATCGGTATGAAGGGTATGAGGGATTTTCAGGTAAGCGGAGACGAACAGATAGAGACTTTGACGGATATAATGGATTTGAAACAAGGTATCCTATACCTACCCGTCCTTATAGTTATCAGTTACTTGAAGAAGAGAATGGAATGTTACGTAGAAAAGTGGAGGAACTTAAAAAACAAGTTGCAGACTTAACTGCAACTAATGAAGTATTACTAGAACAAAATGCACGTTATCGAGTAAGCCGACCAAATGTTCAACAAGCCGTAAATGGAGTGGCTGCACAACCACCCCAGTCCCTAAATCATCTAGCAACTAGTTTAGCGCAGCAAATAGCACTTAATAGTGAATTAGTTAACCAGCATGCATTGCAGCAGCGATTAGCGAGGGAAATGGCAAATGGTCCTGGAAATTTATCTCTGAATGTTCCGGTCTCTCTTCCACAGAACAACATGTCCATGTCAGCGGTGTCCATGCATCAAGGTGGAGCTGGGCTAGTGTCCTACCCAATAGTATCCCAGGGAATGAGGTCCAAAGGCATCCCTAACAGTCTGGGTCCATTAACCTCCTGA